From the Chloroflexus aurantiacus J-10-fl genome, one window contains:
- the hoxE gene encoding bidirectional hydrogenase complex protein HoxE, with protein sequence MTTPATDTTADRNPRPVGDNRQKILEATMKRFQYQGDALIEVLHKAQELYGFLSPELLGEVARRLKLPPSRVYGVATFYHFFSLAPQGEHSCTVCLGTACYVRGAAILLRELEALSGVQAGRTSADGRFSLLTARCLGACGIAPAVVLDGEVVGHADRSDLKARIQALLKREE encoded by the coding sequence ATGACGACACCTGCGACCGATACCACTGCTGACCGGAATCCTCGTCCTGTTGGTGATAATCGCCAAAAGATACTGGAAGCGACGATGAAACGGTTTCAGTATCAGGGCGATGCGCTGATCGAAGTGTTGCACAAAGCGCAAGAACTGTACGGCTTTCTCTCGCCAGAGCTGCTCGGTGAGGTTGCCCGTCGCCTCAAGCTGCCACCCAGTCGGGTGTATGGGGTTGCTACCTTTTACCACTTCTTCTCACTGGCACCCCAGGGCGAACACAGTTGTACGGTCTGTCTGGGCACTGCCTGCTACGTGCGCGGTGCAGCAATCTTGCTGCGTGAACTGGAAGCATTGAGTGGCGTCCAGGCCGGGCGGACAAGTGCAGATGGTCGGTTTTCGCTGCTGACTGCTCGCTGTCTCGGTGCTTGCGGCATTGCGCCTGCCGTCGTTCTTGATGGGGAAGTGGTTGGTCATGCTGATCGCTCCGACCTGAAAGCTCGCATTCAGGCGTTGCTGAAACGCGAGGAGTAA
- a CDS encoding NuoF family protein produces the protein MDLHELEAIAEREQAQRARFRILCCAAAGCQASGSLEIKRRLELVLSAAGKQADVDVVPVGCMGLCGHGPLVRLEPTGKVFERVTPADAEELVAALDQGSCNVQQCNLNHPFFTRQYPIVLRHSGRINPERIEDYIAAGGYRMLYHVIHDLTPAEVIQMITRSGLRGRGGAGYPTGLKWATVAKSPGERKFVICNADEGDPGAFMDRSVLESDPHLVLEGMAIAAYAVGAEQGFIYVRGEYPLAIERLQKAIVQARRLGLLGAQIFESGFNFRVDIRVGAGAFVCGEETALIASIEGRRGQPRPRPPYPAESGLWGMPTLINNVETFANISAIIEHGPEWFRQIGTEQSKGTKVFALTGKIRNTGLIEVPMGITLREIVEDIGDGTPDGTPVKAVQTGGPSGGCIPASLFDTPVDYESLAAVGSIMGSGGMVVMDEHTNMVDVARFYMEFCKDESCGKCIPCRVGTVQLFNLLTKLRNGQAGESDLQTIEALCELMRETSLCGLGQSAPNPVLSTLHYFRHEYEQLIGAEVDHGG, from the coding sequence ATGGATCTTCACGAACTGGAAGCGATTGCTGAACGAGAACAGGCACAACGTGCGCGTTTCCGCATCCTCTGCTGCGCTGCTGCCGGTTGCCAGGCTTCCGGCAGCCTGGAGATTAAGCGTCGCTTAGAACTGGTGCTCTCCGCTGCCGGCAAACAGGCTGATGTTGACGTTGTTCCGGTTGGGTGCATGGGATTGTGCGGTCACGGCCCGTTAGTTCGTCTGGAACCGACCGGAAAGGTGTTCGAGCGCGTTACGCCGGCGGATGCCGAAGAGCTTGTCGCTGCGCTCGATCAGGGTTCGTGCAACGTGCAGCAATGTAACCTGAACCATCCTTTCTTCACTCGCCAGTATCCGATAGTCCTGCGTCACAGTGGTCGCATTAATCCCGAACGCATCGAGGACTATATCGCTGCGGGTGGCTACCGTATGCTCTACCACGTCATTCACGATCTGACACCGGCTGAGGTGATTCAGATGATTACGCGCAGTGGTCTGCGTGGACGTGGTGGGGCCGGCTATCCAACCGGGCTTAAGTGGGCCACTGTTGCCAAAAGCCCCGGTGAGCGGAAGTTTGTGATTTGCAATGCCGATGAAGGTGATCCCGGTGCCTTTATGGATCGCAGCGTGCTTGAGAGCGATCCGCATCTGGTGCTGGAAGGAATGGCAATCGCAGCCTACGCAGTCGGCGCCGAGCAAGGCTTTATTTATGTGCGCGGAGAGTATCCGCTGGCAATCGAACGCCTGCAAAAAGCGATAGTGCAGGCGCGACGGTTAGGTCTCCTCGGTGCCCAGATTTTTGAGAGTGGTTTCAACTTTCGGGTTGATATTCGCGTTGGTGCAGGGGCCTTTGTGTGTGGCGAAGAGACGGCCCTGATTGCCTCGATTGAAGGTCGGCGCGGCCAACCCCGGCCACGTCCGCCGTATCCGGCAGAGAGTGGTCTGTGGGGAATGCCAACTCTGATCAACAACGTTGAGACCTTTGCCAACATTTCGGCCATTATCGAGCACGGCCCGGAATGGTTTCGCCAGATTGGTACCGAACAAAGCAAAGGAACAAAGGTCTTTGCATTGACCGGTAAGATTCGCAACACCGGTTTAATCGAGGTGCCGATGGGGATCACGCTCCGCGAGATTGTCGAAGACATTGGTGATGGTACCCCCGATGGAACCCCGGTCAAGGCAGTACAAACCGGTGGCCCGTCAGGTGGCTGCATTCCGGCCAGCCTGTTTGATACGCCGGTTGATTATGAATCGCTGGCAGCGGTCGGCTCGATTATGGGGTCGGGTGGGATGGTCGTGATGGACGAGCACACGAACATGGTTGATGTCGCTCGTTTCTATATGGAGTTTTGCAAAGATGAGTCGTGCGGTAAGTGCATCCCATGTCGGGTAGGAACTGTCCAGCTCTTCAATCTACTCACCAAATTGCGCAATGGACAGGCCGGCGAGAGTGATTTGCAAACGATTGAAGCATTATGCGAACTGATGCGTGAAACAAGCCTCTGTGGCCTGGGCCAATCAGCGCCAAACCCGGTACTTAGCACCCTACACTACTTCCGACACGAATACGAACAGCTCATCGGAGCGGAGGTTGATCATGGCGGCTAA
- the hoxU gene encoding bidirectional hydrogenase complex protein HoxU yields MAAKTLTIDGHLVSARPGATLLEAIRDAGIPIPTLCHLDGLSDVGACRLCLVEIEGQRRLQPACMTMVSEGMVVHTATPRLQNYRRQIIELLFAERNHVCSVCVASGNCELQRLAAMVGMDHVRYEYLSPACPVDISHPRFGIDHNRCVLCTRCVRACDEIEGVHTWDVAGRGVDARVITDMNQPWGTSTTCTSCGKCQLACPTGAIFPRGVTVGERPHDSERIALIVEARKQRW; encoded by the coding sequence ATGGCGGCTAAAACACTCACAATTGATGGCCATCTCGTCTCGGCCCGCCCCGGTGCAACGCTATTGGAAGCTATCCGCGACGCTGGTATTCCCATTCCTACCCTTTGTCATCTCGACGGATTATCGGATGTCGGCGCGTGTCGGCTCTGTCTGGTTGAGATCGAAGGTCAACGTCGTCTGCAACCGGCCTGTATGACGATGGTTAGCGAGGGGATGGTCGTCCACACCGCGACACCCAGGCTCCAGAATTATCGGCGTCAAATTATCGAGCTGTTGTTCGCCGAACGCAATCACGTGTGCTCTGTATGCGTAGCCAGTGGCAACTGCGAACTGCAACGATTAGCGGCGATGGTGGGGATGGATCACGTTCGCTACGAATACCTCTCTCCTGCCTGTCCCGTTGACATCTCGCACCCACGGTTCGGCATCGACCACAATCGTTGTGTGCTCTGTACGCGCTGCGTGCGCGCCTGTGACGAAATTGAAGGTGTTCATACCTGGGATGTGGCCGGACGCGGGGTTGATGCAAGAGTCATCACCGATATGAACCAGCCCTGGGGAACTTCCACCACCTGCACCAGTTGCGGGAAATGCCAGTTGGCCTGCCCAACCGGTGCCATTTTCCCGCGTGGTGTGACCGTTGGCGAACGTCCACACGACAGTGAACGCATCGCTCTGATTGTCGAAGCGCGGAAGCAACGCTGGTAG
- a CDS encoding oxidoreductase — protein sequence MSRLRIATIWLGGCSGCHMSLLDLDEWLIDLAARADLVYSPIADAKQFPPDVDLTLIEGAIASDEHRELAKTARRHSRLIIAFGDCAVTGNVTALRNPLGPARTVLQQVYIEHGDPRGVIPHEPGIVPVLLDKVVPVHQIIPVDYYLSGCPPSAPRIRALLEALIEGREPPADIRYG from the coding sequence ATGAGCCGATTACGGATTGCTACCATCTGGTTGGGTGGCTGTTCGGGCTGCCATATGTCACTGCTCGATCTCGACGAATGGTTGATCGATCTGGCCGCACGTGCCGATCTGGTCTACAGCCCGATTGCCGACGCCAAACAATTTCCGCCAGATGTTGATCTTACGTTGATCGAGGGGGCAATTGCCAGTGACGAACATCGTGAACTGGCAAAAACAGCACGTCGGCATAGCCGCTTGATTATCGCATTTGGTGACTGTGCAGTAACCGGGAACGTTACGGCACTACGCAACCCGCTTGGCCCGGCACGTACTGTACTGCAACAGGTCTACATCGAACATGGTGATCCGCGCGGTGTGATCCCACACGAACCGGGAATTGTGCCGGTATTACTCGACAAAGTCGTACCGGTTCATCAGATCATTCCGGTCGATTATTACCTGTCGGGATGCCCTCCTTCAGCGCCGCGGATTCGGGCATTGCTTGAAGCCCTGATTGAGGGCCGTGAACCACCAGCCGATATTCGCTACGGATGA
- a CDS encoding Ni/Fe hydrogenase subunit alpha has translation MGQRIIIDPVTRIEGHAKISIHLDDHGDVAETRFHVTEFRGFERFCIGRPFWEMPGITARICGICPVSHLLASARAGDGILAVLIPPAAEKLRRLMNLAQIIQSHALSFFHLSGPDLMLGFDSDPAQRNIFGLIAADPDVARNGIRLRQFGQEVIEMLGGRKIHPAWAVPGGVRSGLSASSRDHIRAKLPEMLTIACDALGRLKQLSAKYQREIETFGVFPSLYLGMVGPGGRWMHYGGKLRVIDHTGNILIDELDPIDYRDVIGEAVEPWSYLKFPYIRALGYPQGMYRVGPLARINICTTMGAERADAELRELRQAVGPVIHGSFYYHHARLIEIIAALERMEVLVEDDDLLSTELRADAGVNRHEAVGVSEAPRGTLFHHYRVDEKGLITDVNLIIATGQNNLAINRTVGQIAQSYIRHGQFDEGILNRIEAGVRAYDPCLSCSTHAVGQMAMEVDLYNAQGELINRLSR, from the coding sequence ATGGGTCAACGTATCATCATCGATCCGGTGACACGCATCGAGGGGCATGCCAAAATCAGCATTCATCTCGATGACCATGGCGACGTTGCCGAAACACGATTTCACGTCACCGAATTTCGTGGCTTCGAGCGCTTTTGCATCGGACGACCCTTCTGGGAGATGCCGGGCATTACGGCGCGTATCTGCGGCATCTGCCCGGTGAGCCACTTGCTTGCCTCGGCCCGTGCCGGTGACGGTATCCTTGCCGTGTTGATTCCACCGGCTGCGGAAAAATTGCGCCGGTTGATGAATCTTGCCCAGATCATTCAGTCACACGCGCTCAGTTTCTTTCATCTGAGCGGGCCTGATCTGATGCTCGGTTTCGACAGTGACCCGGCGCAGCGGAATATCTTTGGACTGATCGCTGCCGACCCGGACGTGGCACGGAACGGGATTCGCCTGCGCCAGTTTGGCCAGGAAGTGATCGAGATGTTGGGTGGGCGCAAAATCCATCCGGCATGGGCCGTACCGGGAGGTGTGCGGAGCGGTTTGAGTGCGAGCAGTCGTGATCATATTCGGGCTAAGCTGCCCGAAATGCTGACCATCGCCTGCGATGCCCTTGGGCGGCTGAAACAACTCAGTGCGAAGTATCAGCGTGAAATTGAAACGTTCGGCGTGTTTCCCAGCCTCTACCTGGGTATGGTAGGGCCGGGCGGACGATGGATGCACTACGGCGGCAAGCTGCGCGTCATTGATCACACCGGTAATATCTTGATCGATGAACTCGATCCTATCGACTACCGTGATGTCATCGGCGAAGCGGTTGAGCCGTGGAGCTACCTGAAGTTTCCGTACATTCGAGCCTTGGGCTATCCGCAGGGCATGTATCGGGTAGGGCCACTGGCGCGGATCAACATCTGCACAACCATGGGTGCTGAACGGGCTGATGCTGAGTTACGCGAGTTGCGCCAGGCTGTTGGGCCGGTTATCCATGGCAGCTTCTACTATCACCACGCCCGCCTGATCGAGATTATCGCCGCGCTAGAGCGGATGGAAGTGCTGGTTGAAGACGACGATCTGCTCTCTACCGAACTCCGTGCCGATGCCGGTGTGAATCGTCACGAAGCGGTTGGCGTCAGCGAAGCGCCACGGGGCACGCTCTTCCACCATTATCGCGTCGATGAGAAAGGTTTGATTACCGATGTCAATCTGATCATTGCGACCGGTCAGAATAATCTGGCAATCAATCGCACCGTTGGTCAGATTGCACAGAGCTATATTCGGCATGGTCAGTTTGATGAAGGCATTCTCAATCGGATCGAAGCCGGGGTGCGTGCCTACGATCCGTGTCTGAGCTGCTCAACCCATGCGGTCGGTCAGATGGCGATGGAGGTGGATTTGTACAATGCCCAGGGCGAATTGATCAATCGCCTCTCCCGCTAA
- a CDS encoding hydrogenase maturation protease, with the protein MRSICQRRCPVVGSGGLVIGYGSPLRGDDYAGQAAAARLRQWHMVGVQVIARAQLTPELAAVIAQARRVVFLDAAVDRTDVDVRVIEPALTLNGSHRSDPPALLALARVLYGRVPRAVLITIPAYDTTLNLSLSPATERAVAHAARLARAFLGRRYWALQERTVG; encoded by the coding sequence ATGAGAAGCATCTGCCAGCGTCGATGTCCGGTGGTCGGATCAGGAGGACTGGTCATCGGCTACGGCAGCCCGCTGCGTGGTGACGATTATGCCGGACAGGCTGCGGCTGCACGTTTGCGACAGTGGCATATGGTTGGAGTGCAGGTAATTGCCAGGGCACAGCTTACCCCAGAACTGGCAGCGGTCATTGCGCAAGCCCGGCGCGTCGTGTTTCTCGATGCTGCGGTTGATCGCACTGATGTTGATGTTCGCGTCATCGAACCGGCACTCACGTTGAATGGAAGTCATCGGAGTGATCCTCCTGCATTGCTGGCTCTGGCTCGCGTGCTGTATGGTCGTGTACCACGAGCGGTGCTGATTACTATCCCGGCCTACGATACAACCCTCAATCTATCACTCAGCCCGGCTACCGAGCGGGCAGTAGCACATGCAGCCCGCCTCGCCCGCGCGTTCCTGGGACGCCGCTATTGGGCTTTGCAGGAACGTACAGTAGGATAA